One genomic segment of Anaerobiospirillum thomasii includes these proteins:
- a CDS encoding IS1634 family transposase — translation MIYLDKTVDIPVSNVYFRQRGPDLYICEFIEPWKDDDGSRKSNRKRRIIGVPVNGERTDTQMHPNENYYKLRNLALPEANYAKVGLPGKHTSFEYAPGAVIYPAFPAIAYIALLQSGLYDKLIEAFKDSRLVDSMCFIATVYASGRTSLEALEELSTTFNAFNDAQGVTSQAASYLMRNLDTKKLRDFFKLWIPYASGSDCLAYDVTAFTSKAKLMREAEYGYTHGTVENLPLVNYALFSNERTGIPVFFDHYSGSLTDKANLKNIIDTALDRNLPENITLVMDRGMTTLDNLRHLKELKLKFIVGVPGTIKAVDEYLSSIATKEQSITNTITLKTRSGECETLYCYTEDFIWNDVKLKLHLYQSVQRRANKMADFFSSLEECKRAIADTKELPSGACIMADVKNCFVYQGKGRGRKLVLDEAIAQKYVNRLGTFALFSEPEANYTAQDALEYYRRREIDEANFDILKNDLNGLPLGIHNQSSLDGKFFILFIALVIKRTIMQRIRGFLRSNNKSYKYAVETLNNIKVEFRESEIAILESGQVEKNLDYLHQVNAPTKFAKSLLAAIVDPDGLIVKKSYLNLKVKRKKTKVRVKK, via the coding sequence ATGATTTATTTAGACAAAACGGTTGATATTCCAGTATCTAATGTATACTTTCGCCAAAGAGGCCCTGATTTATACATTTGTGAATTTATAGAGCCTTGGAAAGATGATGATGGCTCAAGAAAGAGCAATCGCAAGCGTCGCATCATCGGGGTACCTGTAAATGGCGAGCGTACTGACACACAAATGCACCCAAATGAAAACTATTACAAACTAAGAAATCTTGCACTACCTGAGGCTAATTACGCTAAAGTTGGTCTGCCAGGGAAGCACACATCTTTTGAATACGCACCAGGTGCTGTAATATATCCAGCGTTTCCGGCCATTGCCTATATAGCACTCCTTCAGTCAGGGTTATACGATAAACTCATAGAAGCCTTTAAAGATTCAAGACTTGTTGACTCTATGTGCTTTATAGCAACAGTATACGCATCTGGCAGAACATCGCTTGAAGCACTTGAAGAGCTGTCTACTACCTTTAACGCTTTCAATGATGCACAAGGAGTAACATCGCAGGCTGCATCTTACCTAATGCGCAATCTTGATACCAAAAAACTGCGTGATTTCTTCAAGTTATGGATCCCTTATGCATCAGGAAGCGACTGTCTGGCTTATGATGTAACTGCCTTTACTTCAAAAGCAAAACTTATGAGAGAGGCAGAGTATGGCTACACACATGGAACTGTAGAAAATCTGCCACTTGTAAACTATGCCTTATTTAGCAATGAGCGTACTGGCATACCTGTCTTTTTTGATCATTATTCAGGAAGTCTTACCGACAAAGCCAATCTCAAGAATATTATTGATACAGCGCTAGATCGCAACCTCCCAGAGAATATTACTCTCGTTATGGACAGAGGTATGACAACGCTTGATAATCTCAGACACCTTAAAGAGCTTAAATTAAAATTTATTGTAGGTGTTCCTGGAACTATAAAGGCTGTTGACGAATATCTGAGCTCTATTGCTACTAAAGAGCAATCTATAACCAATACCATAACTTTAAAGACGCGCAGTGGTGAGTGCGAGACCTTATATTGCTACACTGAGGACTTTATCTGGAACGATGTAAAACTCAAACTGCATTTATACCAAAGCGTTCAAAGGCGTGCCAATAAGATGGCAGATTTCTTTTCATCCCTTGAGGAGTGTAAGAGAGCTATTGCCGATACCAAAGAGCTTCCATCAGGAGCCTGTATAATGGCAGATGTAAAAAACTGCTTTGTGTATCAAGGAAAAGGCCGAGGTAGAAAATTAGTTCTTGATGAAGCTATAGCTCAAAAATATGTTAATCGTCTTGGTACTTTTGCCTTATTTTCAGAGCCTGAAGCTAACTATACAGCACAGGATGCTTTGGAATATTATAGAAGGCGTGAAATTGATGAGGCTAACTTTGATATTTTAAAAAATGACCTTAACGGCCTGCCGTTGGGCATTCACAACCAGAGCTCCTTAGACGGCAAATTCTTTATTCTCTTCATAGCTTTGGTTATAAAAAGAACCATTATGCAACGCATTAGAGGCTTTCTGCGCTCTAATAATAAATCTTATAAATATGCCGTTGAGACTTTGAACAATATTAAAGTTGAGTTTAGAGAAAGCGAGATCGCAATACTTGAATCAGGTCAGGTTGAGAAAAATCTTGATTACTTACATCAGGTTAATGCTCCAACCAAGTTTGCAAAATCTTTGCTGGCAGCAATAGTAGATCCGGATGGGCTTATAGTAAAAAAATCATACTTAAATCTAAAGGTCAAAAGAAAAAAAACAAAAGTTAGAGTGAAAAAATAA
- the cas12c gene encoding type V CRISPR-associated protein Cas12c — MKDIKHSLISGQKAQKFRKHLAMSSASVSDKKKEKSLLTYKFRLDLNENMSEIQDRIPKFSDYIKLYNKIEGVEPGTLTHYLCTFVLAGFRLFSNATSAFEFIKSQNNPCLEHLSSHELLKSSAVAFDLTADLAISEPGYEPYLAIARILERYTDPDKKINRFVKDNFTTNNNNALSWLLGNGHKFFKESTAQEIALCYGIPDDKFDCAKAIKNAADKLEFNSSLFSNDMRLSYFRSCFGGHIGSWATNYIKRLLELEKIILNISYEIKIPKAFISSSNDFLTHCNLNRGDIEELISNIKSSSTTTNVKDALSRLLGHKHGASSADIKAIRDYSELINRLCAYKEQIFNTIDQVAEDKNSLWHDIKRQTKEELQTWEKLEKLPKLNDLSGGVPQAENELNAKLMQLKLVTEAQNNHFAKIMQWVHSNITNFSPFNHIVQTQQAKLDNRPKENTTACDLAVRMFLHKIGRIAREDNNILCKELQQWFLDNKVFDNKTDFNKYFHNKLGSIYISPYSTQKNAGYKINKEVLNFGEKIVLLFTDKLQEINKRYEGNSIAEKSELNSLLKLKYFYYNFFISSINKAVPVSIVKPLLPDDMIEQSLSATHKIRLKSNEVDPSTLSSIFNIYKSLISGCYTVLNRETFFLRTKFSWIKNFTLFYVPKADASWIMPERYLKNTRWKQYIEEEVLVFENDKYKVDITQTFNNICSAPADYAELLVQLPHDWFYQLPYKCAKEDNYVQAIAICKKKGFPKQSRLNTRISGRLIGPSSFKSKLDSVLIYNGDVTISDMTLLVEQRVSQQLKPDESLELKKYDPEFTLAIPINDARSQSTNYSFKHIIAIDQGEIGPSYAVFNLSDAGNAKAEPIATGSIRIPSIRRLIKSVSSFRKKKSTTQKFNQRFDSTMFNIRENVTGDICSVIVGLMQKYNAFPVLEREVSNLESGSKQLSLVYKAVNSMFLYSDVEMQNTNRKSWWRDADHWQTNILRLVRGENKTSKSVKPKGQSYKA, encoded by the coding sequence ATGAAAGATATCAAGCATTCACTTATAAGTGGACAAAAAGCTCAAAAGTTCAGAAAGCATTTGGCTATGTCATCTGCCAGCGTATCAGACAAGAAAAAGGAAAAATCGCTTTTGACATATAAATTCAGACTTGATTTAAATGAGAATATGTCTGAAATACAAGACAGAATACCTAAGTTTTCAGACTACATAAAATTATATAATAAAATTGAAGGTGTAGAGCCTGGCACATTGACACATTATTTATGCACCTTTGTCCTGGCTGGATTTAGACTTTTTTCCAATGCAACATCAGCATTTGAATTTATAAAATCACAAAATAACCCATGTTTAGAGCATTTATCCTCACATGAACTTTTAAAATCCAGCGCTGTTGCTTTTGATCTTACAGCAGATCTTGCTATCTCAGAGCCTGGATATGAGCCATATTTGGCAATTGCCAGAATTCTTGAAAGATACACCGATCCGGACAAGAAAATTAACCGCTTTGTAAAAGACAACTTTACAACAAATAACAACAATGCTCTATCCTGGCTTTTGGGTAATGGTCATAAGTTTTTTAAAGAATCTACAGCGCAAGAAATAGCTTTGTGTTATGGCATACCAGATGATAAGTTTGACTGTGCCAAGGCCATTAAAAATGCAGCTGACAAGTTAGAGTTTAACAGTTCCCTATTTTCAAATGACATGCGTCTTTCTTATTTCAGATCATGCTTTGGAGGACATATTGGCAGCTGGGCAACTAACTATATAAAAAGGCTTTTAGAGCTTGAAAAAATCATACTAAACATCAGCTATGAAATCAAAATACCTAAAGCTTTTATCTCCTCTTCCAATGACTTTTTAACACATTGCAATCTTAACCGCGGCGATATTGAAGAATTAATTTCTAATATAAAAAGCAGTTCAACCACTACTAATGTCAAAGATGCTCTTAGCAGATTGCTTGGACACAAACATGGTGCATCATCTGCCGATATAAAGGCAATAAGAGATTACTCAGAGCTAATCAACAGACTTTGTGCTTATAAAGAGCAGATATTTAATACAATAGATCAGGTCGCTGAAGACAAAAACTCATTGTGGCATGACATAAAACGCCAAACAAAAGAAGAATTGCAGACCTGGGAGAAATTAGAAAAACTGCCAAAACTAAATGATTTAAGTGGCGGAGTTCCGCAGGCTGAGAATGAATTAAACGCAAAACTAATGCAGCTTAAACTTGTAACAGAGGCACAGAACAATCATTTTGCAAAGATTATGCAGTGGGTGCATAGCAATATTACAAACTTTTCTCCCTTTAATCATATAGTGCAGACTCAGCAGGCAAAATTAGATAACAGACCAAAGGAAAATACAACTGCCTGCGATCTTGCCGTGAGAATGTTCCTGCATAAAATAGGACGTATAGCCCGCGAAGATAACAACATTCTATGTAAAGAGCTGCAGCAATGGTTTTTAGATAATAAAGTTTTTGATAATAAGACTGATTTTAATAAATACTTTCATAATAAGCTTGGCTCTATATACATATCCCCTTACAGCACTCAGAAAAATGCGGGATATAAAATAAATAAAGAAGTTTTAAACTTTGGTGAAAAAATTGTCTTGCTTTTCACTGACAAATTACAAGAGATTAATAAGAGGTATGAAGGTAATTCCATTGCTGAAAAATCAGAGTTAAATTCACTTTTAAAATTAAAGTATTTTTACTATAACTTCTTTATATCTAGCATAAATAAAGCAGTTCCAGTTTCTATTGTCAAACCACTACTGCCAGATGATATGATAGAGCAATCTCTATCTGCAACACACAAAATAAGATTAAAAAGCAATGAAGTAGATCCATCTACCCTAAGCTCCATTTTTAATATTTATAAATCATTAATCAGTGGTTGCTATACAGTATTAAATCGTGAAACTTTCTTCTTAAGAACGAAATTTTCCTGGATTAAAAACTTCACCCTGTTCTATGTTCCAAAGGCAGATGCCTCATGGATTATGCCTGAGAGATACCTAAAAAATACACGCTGGAAACAGTATATAGAAGAGGAGGTTTTAGTTTTTGAAAATGATAAATATAAGGTAGATATAACTCAGACATTTAATAATATATGCTCAGCGCCTGCTGACTATGCTGAGCTTCTTGTTCAATTACCTCATGACTGGTTTTATCAATTGCCCTATAAATGTGCCAAGGAAGACAATTATGTACAGGCCATAGCAATATGTAAAAAAAAAGGATTCCCTAAGCAGAGCAGATTAAATACGCGCATATCTGGCAGACTTATAGGTCCATCATCATTTAAGTCAAAACTTGACTCAGTACTTATATATAACGGCGATGTCACTATTTCTGATATGACGCTGCTTGTTGAGCAGAGAGTCAGTCAGCAGCTAAAGCCCGATGAGAGTCTTGAGCTTAAAAAGTATGATCCTGAATTTACACTTGCAATCCCTATTAATGATGCAAGATCTCAGAGCACCAATTACAGCTTTAAACACATAATTGCAATTGATCAAGGAGAGATAGGACCTTCATATGCAGTGTTTAATTTAAGCGATGCCGGCAATGCCAAAGCAGAGCCTATTGCAACTGGTTCAATAAGAATACCTTCAATCAGGCGCCTTATAAAATCCGTTTCTTCTTTTAGAAAGAAAAAGAGTACAACGCAGAAATTTAATCAACGCTTTGATTCTACAATGTTTAACATCAGAGAAAATGTCACAGGCGATATCTGCAGTGTCATTGTAGGTCTTATGCAAAAATATAATGCTTTTCCAGTACTGGAACGAGAAGTTTCTAACCTTGAGAGCGGTTCGAAGCAATTATCATTAGTATATAAAGCTGTAAACTCAATGTTTCTATACTCTGATGTAGAAATGCAAAATACAAATCGTAAATCATGGTGGAGAGATGCAGATCACTGGCAAACTAATATTTTAAGGCTTGTAAGGGGTGAGAATAAAACCTCAAAATCTGTAAAACCCAAAGGTCAGAGCTATAAAGCCTAA